The following proteins are co-located in the Desulfoscipio sp. XC116 genome:
- a CDS encoding ABC transporter permease → MSNFWSLVGFEYKKILRKRSVQAALLLAVLVTAFSVCGTLLGNYYVNGEVYESNYEAMVRDRAYERALAGRKLDEKLIAEAVNAYAKIPDSDRYSDTVEYQTFARPYSAVYSLVRAIYNMESAPFGMTDFQTLTEERADQLYEARRDKQVKLVEATNMSEQAKDSVLALDAQIETPFTIAYTDGYARFFVAIYTFGLTAAFVMAICIAPLFSGEYASGADQLILASKHGKNKLIGAKLFTGFSLAAAISLVLTTVGYFLSLFLFGFDGADVPLQLYMPMSPYPLTMKQTALILATCAFFACLMTAAITMLLSARLKSPFGVIILVGLLLIVPMFLFVPETNITLYNLFHLLPTNMMAIWGAAAEIQYELFGLVIKPCVFLPVFAAVISILLTPFAYRSFKKHQIV, encoded by the coding sequence ATGAGTAATTTCTGGAGTTTGGTGGGCTTTGAATATAAAAAGATATTGCGCAAAAGGAGCGTGCAGGCCGCACTTCTTTTGGCGGTGCTCGTTACCGCTTTCAGCGTCTGCGGCACGCTGCTCGGCAATTACTATGTCAATGGTGAAGTATACGAATCCAATTACGAGGCCATGGTCAGGGACAGGGCTTATGAACGCGCGCTTGCCGGACGTAAGCTTGATGAGAAGCTGATCGCGGAGGCGGTAAACGCCTACGCAAAAATTCCAGACAGCGACAGGTATTCGGACACCGTGGAATATCAGACGTTTGCGCGTCCATACAGCGCAGTTTATTCCCTTGTCCGCGCAATTTACAACATGGAGTCCGCTCCTTTCGGCATGACAGATTTTCAGACTTTGACTGAAGAGCGGGCCGATCAGCTTTACGAGGCGCGGCGCGATAAGCAGGTTAAGCTTGTGGAAGCGACGAATATGAGCGAACAAGCAAAGGATAGCGTGCTGGCTTTGGACGCGCAGATCGAAACACCCTTTACGATTGCCTATACGGACGGCTATGCGCGTTTTTTTGTTGCCATATACACATTCGGCCTGACAGCCGCCTTTGTCATGGCTATCTGCATTGCTCCGCTGTTTTCCGGCGAGTACGCTTCCGGCGCCGATCAACTCATTCTGGCTTCAAAGCATGGGAAAAACAAGCTCATCGGGGCCAAGCTGTTTACCGGATTTTCGCTGGCGGCGGCGATTTCCCTGGTACTTACCACAGTTGGTTATTTTCTTTCCCTGTTCCTCTTCGGCTTTGACGGCGCGGATGTTCCGCTGCAGCTTTATATGCCGATGTCGCCCTATCCCCTGACTATGAAACAAACGGCGCTGATCCTTGCTACCTGCGCTTTTTTTGCCTGCCTGATGACGGCGGCAATCACCATGCTGCTGTCCGCGCGGCTGAAATCACCGTTTGGCGTGATTATTCTTGTGGGCCTGCTGCTGATTGTGCCAATGTTCCTCTTTGTCCCAGAAACAAACATTACGCTGTACAATCTGTTTCATCTTCTTCCGACAAATATGATGGCCATCTGGGGAGCGGCCGCCGAAATTCAATACGAGCTGTTCGGATTGGTCATAAAGCCCTGCGTGTTTCTGCCGGTATTTGCGGCGGTAATAAGCATTCTGCTTACGCCGTTTGCCTACCGTTCCTTCAAAAAGCATCAAATTGTATAA
- a CDS encoding ABC transporter ATP-binding protein: MEQLTLDRVTKHYGSKIACDRISLDLHQGVYGLLGANGAGKTTLMRMMCGVLVPTLGTITFNGIDVNHEDYREALGYLPQEFGYYPEFTALDFMLYIATLKGLPKVRALEKSRELLELVSLEKEAKKKIKTFSGGMKQRLGVAQSMLNDPKILILDEPTAGLDPKERIRFRNLISRLGADRIVLLSTHIVSDVEHIADTILVMKDGQMIHQGTLEGIIQTITGKVWECVVLQTEADALCEKYPVINLRQENQDVSLRLICEHKPCDSAVNVQASLEDLYLYYFSGVSG, translated from the coding sequence ATGGAACAGCTTACTCTTGACCGAGTGACAAAACACTATGGCAGTAAAATTGCCTGCGACCGTATTTCTCTGGATCTTCATCAAGGCGTGTACGGTCTGCTTGGAGCGAACGGCGCGGGGAAGACCACCCTGATGCGGATGATGTGCGGTGTGCTGGTTCCGACATTGGGGACGATTACTTTTAACGGGATTGATGTGAATCACGAGGATTATCGGGAAGCACTGGGGTATCTTCCGCAGGAATTTGGATACTATCCAGAGTTTACCGCACTGGACTTTATGCTGTACATTGCCACGCTTAAAGGGTTGCCAAAAGTCAGGGCATTGGAAAAATCACGGGAGCTGCTGGAACTGGTTTCTCTCGAAAAGGAAGCGAAAAAGAAGATCAAGACCTTTTCAGGCGGCATGAAGCAGCGGCTTGGCGTCGCACAGTCGATGCTGAACGACCCGAAGATCCTGATCTTGGATGAACCGACAGCCGGACTTGATCCCAAGGAACGGATACGCTTTCGCAATCTGATTTCCCGCCTCGGCGCCGACCGGATTGTGCTGCTTTCCACCCATATCGTTTCGGACGTGGAGCATATTGCCGATACGATTTTGGTGATGAAGGACGGCCAGATGATTCACCAGGGGACGCTGGAGGGAATCATCCAAACCATAACGGGCAAGGTTTGGGAGTGCGTTGTGCTGCAGACGGAGGCGGATGCATTGTGTGAAAAGTACCCCGTGATCAATTTGCGGCAAGAGAACCAAGATGTATCTTTGCGCCTGATCTGCGAGCATAAGCCATGCGATTCGGCGGTAAATGTGCAGGCTTCTTTGGAGGATCTTTACCTGTATTATTTCAGTGGGGTGAGCGGATAA
- a CDS encoding RNA polymerase sigma factor — translation MSIDIKEQYDKIYRYCYYKVGDPSLAEDLAQETFLKYFAQSSYIERGKLLAYLYTIARNLCMDAFRKKQPGGFPDELPDYDSMERLELKIAVRQALKTLPEKERELLLLRYANELSVGEISVIMGMSRFTVYRRISSALAALKALLREGDSNE, via the coding sequence GTGTCAATCGATATCAAAGAACAATACGATAAAATCTATCGCTATTGCTATTATAAGGTTGGCGATCCCTCTTTAGCGGAAGACCTGGCCCAGGAAACCTTCCTCAAATACTTTGCGCAGAGCTCCTACATAGAACGCGGCAAGTTGCTTGCATACCTTTATACCATCGCGCGAAATCTCTGCATGGACGCTTTCCGTAAAAAACAGCCTGGGGGTTTTCCCGATGAATTGCCCGATTACGATTCTATGGAAAGGCTGGAACTTAAAATCGCGGTGCGGCAGGCGCTGAAAACACTGCCGGAAAAGGAACGGGAGTTGCTGCTCCTGCGGTACGCAAACGAGCTTTCCGTCGGTGAGATTTCGGTGATCATGGGCATGTCCCGCTTCACTGTTTACCGCAGGATAAGTTCCGCACTGGCGGCCCTGAAAGCATTGCTCAGAGAGGGGGATTCCAATGAATAA
- a CDS encoding DUF6076 domain-containing protein translates to MAQYPHVRVFYGSDGLVHFMPFTDAVHNGQYAEKHIGQGLIDFAELDLSEYRLRLDAAKGIPLTIEHYQEIRNAVYNVAETLKHKHSYAFFFLVGLLNNILKTPIYYKDDIDAEQLKQLAVCLEELERVIELQKVFREAVDVCLDRENRPDKIMSERLCEFMKGHPEFGDAAVKMQYALLPKKKGKVDIDTLRDIHDWKLTEQDDLPEIMHQGVEGVSLMPYYLIEYLDEMLFFEFTEMLKNGQYVKRCKLCGRYFVLADKRKRDFCDRPYKGKRTCKQVGAKLFFEKGIEADTYLQQYLTEYNKVYSRRYRAAGKYAGEHSGRDLTEEQFKAWSAAASQSRRDYVEGKISGEEMLARVRLD, encoded by the coding sequence ATGGCGCAGTATCCGCACGTCCGGGTCTTTTACGGCAGCGATGGCTTGGTGCATTTCATGCCCTTTACTGACGCGGTCCATAACGGGCAGTATGCGGAAAAGCACATCGGGCAGGGATTAATTGACTTTGCAGAACTGGATTTGAGCGAGTACCGGCTGCGGTTGGACGCGGCGAAAGGTATTCCGCTCACAATAGAGCACTATCAGGAAATCCGAAACGCCGTTTACAATGTGGCCGAAACACTGAAGCATAAGCACAGCTATGCGTTCTTCTTTCTTGTAGGGCTGCTCAACAACATTTTGAAAACGCCTATCTACTACAAGGACGATATCGACGCCGAACAGCTCAAACAGCTTGCTGTCTGTTTGGAGGAATTGGAGCGTGTCATCGAGCTTCAGAAGGTTTTCCGGGAAGCGGTCGACGTGTGCCTGGACAGAGAAAACCGCCCGGACAAAATCATGTCCGAGCGGCTGTGTGAGTTTATGAAGGGGCACCCCGAGTTCGGGGACGCCGCGGTGAAAATGCAGTATGCGCTACTGCCAAAAAAGAAAGGTAAGGTGGATATCGATACGCTTCGGGATATCCATGACTGGAAGCTGACCGAACAGGATGACCTGCCGGAAATCATGCACCAGGGGGTTGAGGGCGTGAGCCTGATGCCCTACTACCTGATCGAGTATCTTGATGAGATGCTGTTCTTCGAATTTACCGAGATGCTGAAAAACGGGCAGTATGTGAAGCGGTGCAAGCTCTGCGGAAGGTATTTCGTGCTGGCCGATAAGCGCAAGCGGGATTTCTGCGACAGGCCGTACAAGGGCAAGCGAACCTGCAAGCAGGTGGGCGCCAAGTTGTTCTTTGAAAAAGGGATTGAAGCCGACACATATTTACAGCAATACCTCACCGAGTACAACAAGGTCTATTCCCGCCGGTACCGAGCGGCGGGGAAATATGCCGGGGAGCACAGTGGCAGGGATTTGACCGAGGAGCAGTTCAAAGCCTGGTCCGCCGCCGCCAGTCAGTCCCGGCGGGATTATGTGGAGGGCAAAATCTCCGGCGAGGAGATGCTGGCGAGGGTAAGATTGGATTGA